Proteins from one Arsenophonus apicola genomic window:
- the sodC gene encoding superoxide dismutase family protein, which translates to MKLKMLLIVSAFFTATSLANTITVPMQIVSAKDNGPSVGKITITETKFGLLFTPQLQQLVPGIHGFHIHEGASCDALQKEGELVAAGKAGGHFDPNKTAKHKGPYNNSGHLGDLPGLVVNANGSADYAILAPRLKLISQIKNRALIIHQGGDNYSDHPETLGGGGLRIVCGIIK; encoded by the coding sequence ATGAAATTAAAAATGTTACTGATTGTCAGTGCTTTTTTTACTGCAACTTCGCTAGCTAATACAATTACAGTGCCAATGCAGATTGTTAGTGCAAAGGATAACGGGCCATCGGTTGGTAAAATTACCATCACGGAAACGAAGTTTGGCTTATTATTTACCCCCCAATTACAACAATTAGTGCCAGGAATACATGGTTTTCATATTCATGAAGGTGCTAGTTGTGATGCTTTGCAAAAAGAGGGAGAGCTAGTAGCAGCAGGAAAAGCAGGTGGCCATTTTGATCCTAATAAAACGGCTAAACATAAGGGTCCATATAATAACAGCGGGCATTTAGGTGATTTACCGGGTTTAGTCGTTAATGCCAATGGTAGTGCTGATTATGCCATTTTAGCTCCGCGTTTAAAATTAATAAGTCAAATTAAGAATAGAGCATTAATAATCCATCAAGGTGGCGATAATTATTCAGATCATCCAGAAACATTAGGCGGTGGTGGTTTAAGGATAGTTTGCGGTATTATTAAATAA
- the ribA gene encoding GTP cyclohydrolase II → MQLKRIAEAKLPTPFGEFLLVGFEEIVNGNNHIALIYGDITDEKPVLSRIHSECLTGDALFSLRCDCGFQLEAALKQIAQEGRGVLLYHRQEGRNIGLLNKIRAYSLQDKGLDTVEANLKLGFKADERDFTICADMYKLLAINEVRLLTNNPQKLEIMKEAGINVVERVPLIVGRNPKNSDYLNVKASKLGHILSDDTKK, encoded by the coding sequence ATGCAGCTAAAACGTATAGCTGAAGCCAAGCTACCTACTCCTTTTGGTGAGTTTCTCCTTGTCGGTTTTGAAGAAATTGTTAATGGTAATAATCATATAGCACTTATTTATGGTGATATTACTGATGAAAAACCCGTCCTTTCCCGTATTCACTCGGAATGTCTAACCGGTGATGCTTTATTTAGTTTACGTTGTGATTGTGGTTTTCAACTAGAAGCAGCACTTAAACAAATTGCACAAGAAGGTCGCGGAGTACTACTGTACCATCGTCAAGAGGGGCGTAATATCGGATTATTAAATAAAATTCGCGCCTATTCCCTGCAAGATAAAGGTCTAGATACGGTTGAAGCCAATTTAAAACTTGGCTTCAAAGCTGATGAACGTGATTTTACTATCTGCGCTGACATGTATAAATTACTCGCTATTAATGAAGTAAGATTATTAACAAACAATCCCCAAAAACTAGAAATTATGAAAGAAGCCGGAATTAATGTCGTAGAACGAGTTCCGCTTATTGTTGGCCGTAATCCTAAAAATAGTGACTATCTCAATGTAAAGGCCAGCAAATTAGGTCATATTCTATCCGATGATACTAAAAAATAA
- the rnm gene encoding RNase RNM, translated as MAQDNEKLSVIYDLHSHTRASDGDLTPLELVDRAVLMGVDVLAITDHDTVNGILPARHHIDEKNKPLTLIAGVEISTIWQKIEIHIVGLNLNLDADSLKHLLAMQTARRNQRGEKIGYKLEKFGIPDAWQNAKAYAAGGQVTRSHFARYIMAHAKQKSIGHVFKKYLTRGKPGYVPADWCSLAEAIEVIHQAGGVAVLAHPGRYSLSAKWQKRLVLYFKQQQGDAMEVAQCQQSPEERKNLTELAKLHNLYASVGSDFHRPCAWAELGRNLWLPAGVVPVWQIWQ; from the coding sequence TTGGCACAAGACAATGAGAAGCTATCTGTTATTTATGATTTACATAGTCATACAAGAGCTTCTGATGGTGATCTCACACCCTTAGAGTTAGTTGATAGAGCAGTATTAATGGGAGTCGACGTATTAGCTATCACTGATCATGATACGGTGAATGGAATTTTACCGGCACGGCATCATATAGATGAAAAAAATAAGCCGCTAACATTAATTGCCGGAGTTGAAATTTCCACGATTTGGCAAAAGATTGAAATTCATATCGTGGGTCTTAATCTAAATCTAGATGCTGACAGTCTTAAACATTTACTTGCAATGCAAACGGCACGGCGTAATCAACGTGGAGAAAAAATAGGTTATAAATTAGAAAAGTTCGGTATTCCTGATGCCTGGCAAAATGCTAAAGCCTATGCCGCAGGGGGACAGGTAACACGGAGCCATTTTGCTCGTTATATAATGGCTCATGCTAAACAAAAAAGTATCGGTCATGTTTTTAAAAAATATTTAACGCGTGGTAAACCAGGTTATGTTCCGGCTGATTGGTGTAGTCTTGCTGAAGCAATAGAAGTTATTCATCAAGCGGGCGGCGTAGCCGTCTTGGCACATCCTGGCCGCTACTCACTATCGGCAAAGTGGCAAAAAAGGTTAGTTTTATATTTTAAACAGCAACAAGGTGATGCGATGGAAGTTGCTCAATGCCAGCAGTCGCCTGAAGAGCGAAAAAATTTAACTGAGTTAGCTAAGCTACATAATTTATATGCTTCGGTTGGTTCTGATTTTCATCGTCCTTGTGCTTGGGCTGAGTTAGGTAGAAATCTTTGGCTACCGGCAGGTGTCGTTCCTGTTTGGCAAATATGGCAATAA
- a CDS encoding anthranilate synthase component 1 produces the protein MANTTVNQTTFCILQNEINYHPEPCLLFQHLCNNDSDTLLLESAAVDSKQNQQSILIVNSALRITANQQQVSFAALSPNGNALLSHIYLALPSELEKIESDGQLVVNYPTIDPHLDEDSRLKATSSFDALRLIHHLAKHDTIDADKILLAGLFSYDLVAYFENLPPVAKSNRCPDYCIYLAEHYVVIEHQKQSAKLISCQFSAKQSIAKTILNRHQAIITATQQPLLPLPTGAEISTPLVVNKNDSEYCAMVEKLKKYIYQGDIFQVVPSRKFMLPCTAPLSAYQRLTRQNPSPYMFYMQDQEFTLFGASPESALKYDAKSRQIEIYPIAGTRPRGRTVLGEIDADLDSKIELALRTDQKELAEHIMLVDLARNDLARICQPGSRYVANLTSVDRYSHVMHLVSRVVGKLRTDLDVLHAYQACMNMGTLTGAPKIKAMTLIANYEKENRGSYGGAIGYFKGNGDFDSCIVIRAAYIEDNIASVQVGAGVVLDSDPQSETDETRNKAQAVINAIMQSHQSLEVC, from the coding sequence ATGGCAAACACAACAGTTAATCAAACAACTTTTTGTATATTACAAAATGAGATCAATTATCACCCTGAACCTTGTTTGTTATTTCAACATTTATGCAATAATGACTCTGACACATTATTATTAGAATCTGCTGCCGTTGATAGCAAGCAAAATCAACAAAGTATCTTGATTGTTAATAGTGCATTACGAATTACCGCCAATCAACAGCAAGTATCTTTTGCCGCTCTTAGTCCTAATGGAAATGCGCTATTAAGCCATATTTACCTCGCATTACCGAGTGAATTAGAAAAGATCGAGTCTGATGGTCAATTAGTGGTTAATTATCCAACAATTGATCCCCATCTTGACGAAGATAGCCGATTAAAAGCAACTTCATCTTTTGATGCGTTACGTTTGATTCATCATTTAGCCAAACATGACACCATTGATGCAGATAAAATTCTGTTAGCAGGCTTATTCTCCTACGATTTAGTGGCTTATTTTGAAAATTTACCCCCTGTAGCAAAATCTAATCGTTGTCCTGATTACTGTATCTATTTAGCTGAACACTATGTTGTGATCGAACATCAAAAACAGTCAGCAAAACTCATAAGTTGTCAATTTTCAGCAAAACAATCGATTGCTAAAACGATATTAAACCGTCATCAAGCAATTATTACCGCAACTCAGCAACCATTATTACCCTTGCCAACTGGCGCTGAGATATCAACACCTTTAGTGGTCAATAAAAACGATAGTGAATACTGCGCGATGGTAGAGAAACTAAAAAAATACATCTATCAAGGTGATATTTTTCAAGTGGTACCTTCACGTAAATTTATGTTGCCATGTACCGCACCATTAAGTGCCTATCAACGACTTACCAGACAAAATCCTAGCCCTTACATGTTTTATATGCAAGATCAGGAATTTACTCTATTTGGTGCTTCACCTGAAAGCGCCCTCAAGTATGACGCCAAAAGTCGACAAATTGAAATATATCCCATCGCCGGAACTCGGCCAAGAGGACGCACTGTGCTAGGCGAAATAGATGCTGATTTGGACAGTAAAATTGAACTTGCGCTCAGAACCGATCAGAAAGAACTCGCTGAACATATTATGTTAGTTGATTTAGCTCGTAATGACTTGGCGCGTATTTGTCAGCCAGGTAGTCGATATGTTGCTAATTTAACCTCGGTTGATCGTTATTCCCATGTTATGCACCTTGTTTCCCGGGTAGTTGGTAAATTAAGGACTGATCTGGATGTATTGCATGCTTATCAAGCCTGTATGAATATGGGAACCTTAACTGGCGCGCCTAAGATCAAAGCAATGACGCTTATTGCTAACTATGAAAAGGAGAATCGAGGCAGCTATGGTGGCGCAATAGGCTATTTCAAGGGCAATGGAGATTTTGACTCCTGTATTGTTATTCGTGCCGCCTATATTGAAGACAACATTGCCAGTGTTCAGGTCGGTGCTGGCGTGGTGTTGGATTCGGATCCACAGTCTGAAACGGACGAAACGCGCAATAAAGCCCAGGCGGTTATTAATGCCATTATGCAATCTCATCAAAGCTTGGAGGTATGCTAA
- the topA gene encoding type I DNA topoisomerase translates to MGKALVIVESPAKAKTINKYLGNNYVVKSSVGHIRDLPKSGGSSSQKNTNSANKVKKVKKDEHEALVNRMGVDPYHGWKANYQILPGKEKVVAELRSLASDAEHIYLATDLDREGEAIAWHLREVIGNDNQRFSRVVFNEITKNAIKQAFDNPGELNIDRVNAQQARRFLDRVVGYMVSPLLWKKIARGLSAGRVQSVAVRLIVEREREIKAFVPQEYWQLHAELLTVDTALIRMEVTHEKGKPFKPVSKAQIDAAIALLNNAHYQVLDREDRPTISKPSAPFITSTLQQAASTRLGFGVKKTMMMAQRLYEAGYITYMRTDSTNLSQDALTMARDYIDHQFGKKYLPKQANVYTNQKSSQEAHEAIRPSNIEVNVDSLTGMEADAKKLYQLIWNQFVACQMTPAEFDSTTLTVKAGDFELKAKGRILRFDGWTKVMPALRKGDEDKILPMVKVGNQLELEKLSPSQHFTKPPARFSEASLVRELEKRGIGRPSTYPVIISTIQDRGYVKVENRRFYAEKIGEIVTDRLDENFSELMDYDFTARMEDQLDLIAEDRIEWKSVLDEFFAAFSEQLESANKAPEEGGMRPNPMVLTSIECPDCHRKMGIRTASTGVFLGCSGYSLPAKECCKKTINLIPEDELSNILLGEEEDVETHALRARRRCPKCGTAMDSYLIDNKRKLHVCGNNPACNGYEVEEGEFRIKGYDGPVIECDKCGSEMHLKMGRFGKYMGCTNDACKNTRKILKSGEVAPPKEDPIPLPELVCEKSDAYFVLRDGAAGIFLAANTFPKSRETRAPLVEELVRFKDRLPAKFSYLTLAPLEDPEGNKTIVRFSRKTKQQYVCSEKNGKATGWSAFYIDGKWIEKNK, encoded by the coding sequence ATGGGTAAAGCTCTTGTTATTGTGGAGTCCCCGGCAAAAGCCAAGACAATCAATAAATATCTTGGTAATAATTACGTTGTTAAAAGCAGCGTAGGGCATATACGTGATTTGCCAAAAAGTGGTGGTTCCAGCTCACAAAAGAATACAAACTCAGCCAACAAGGTTAAAAAAGTAAAAAAAGATGAACATGAGGCGCTTGTAAATCGAATGGGAGTTGACCCATATCATGGGTGGAAAGCTAATTATCAAATTTTACCTGGCAAAGAAAAAGTCGTTGCTGAATTAAGATCGCTCGCTTCTGACGCTGAACATATCTATCTGGCAACGGATCTCGATCGTGAGGGGGAAGCGATTGCTTGGCATTTGCGAGAAGTAATTGGAAATGATAATCAACGCTTTAGTCGAGTGGTTTTTAATGAAATTACTAAAAATGCGATTAAGCAGGCTTTTGATAATCCCGGTGAATTAAATATTGATCGAGTTAATGCTCAACAAGCTCGGCGTTTTTTAGATCGGGTTGTTGGCTATATGGTTTCACCGTTATTATGGAAAAAAATTGCTCGCGGTCTTTCTGCTGGACGTGTTCAGTCAGTTGCTGTGCGGCTAATTGTTGAACGAGAACGCGAAATTAAAGCATTTGTTCCACAAGAGTATTGGCAGCTTCATGCCGAGTTACTTACCGTTGATACGGCATTGATTCGAATGGAGGTCACGCACGAAAAGGGTAAGCCGTTTAAACCCGTGTCGAAAGCACAAATTGATGCTGCCATTGCATTATTAAACAATGCTCACTATCAGGTATTAGATCGCGAAGATCGACCTACAATTAGTAAACCTAGCGCTCCTTTTATTACCTCAACGCTGCAACAAGCGGCAAGCACACGTCTTGGTTTTGGCGTTAAAAAGACCATGATGATGGCGCAGCGGCTTTATGAAGCGGGTTATATTACCTATATGCGTACTGACTCGACTAACTTAAGTCAGGATGCGTTAACTATGGCTCGCGATTATATTGACCATCAATTTGGTAAAAAATATTTACCTAAACAGGCGAATGTCTATACCAATCAAAAAAGTTCTCAAGAAGCACATGAAGCTATTCGTCCTTCAAATATTGAGGTTAATGTTGACTCTTTAACAGGGATGGAGGCGGATGCTAAAAAATTATATCAGCTGATTTGGAACCAATTTGTCGCTTGCCAAATGACACCAGCAGAATTTGATTCAACAACATTAACCGTCAAAGCTGGAGATTTTGAATTGAAAGCTAAAGGGCGTATTTTGCGTTTTGATGGTTGGACCAAAGTTATGCCTGCATTGCGCAAAGGTGATGAAGATAAAATATTACCAATGGTCAAAGTTGGTAATCAGCTTGAATTAGAAAAATTGTCTCCTAGTCAACACTTTACTAAACCCCCTGCGCGTTTTAGTGAAGCTTCACTGGTTAGAGAACTAGAAAAACGTGGAATTGGTCGACCTTCAACCTATCCGGTTATTATTTCAACTATCCAAGATCGAGGTTATGTAAAAGTTGAAAATCGCCGCTTTTATGCTGAAAAAATAGGTGAAATAGTTACTGATCGGTTAGATGAAAATTTTAGTGAATTAATGGACTATGATTTTACTGCTCGAATGGAAGATCAACTTGACTTGATAGCAGAAGATCGTATTGAGTGGAAGAGTGTATTAGATGAATTTTTTGCTGCTTTTTCCGAGCAGCTTGAAAGCGCAAACAAGGCTCCTGAGGAAGGCGGCATGCGACCCAATCCGATGGTATTAACATCGATCGAGTGTCCTGATTGTCACCGAAAAATGGGGATTAGAACTGCTTCTACAGGTGTTTTTCTTGGATGCTCTGGTTATAGCTTGCCTGCAAAAGAGTGTTGCAAAAAAACCATTAATTTAATTCCCGAAGATGAATTATCGAATATTCTGCTTGGAGAAGAGGAGGATGTAGAAACCCATGCTTTGCGAGCCCGCCGTAGATGCCCTAAATGTGGTACCGCAATGGATAGTTACCTTATTGATAATAAACGTAAGTTACATGTATGTGGTAATAACCCTGCATGTAATGGTTATGAGGTTGAAGAAGGTGAATTCCGCATTAAAGGTTATGATGGGCCAGTTATTGAATGTGACAAATGTGGCTCAGAAATGCATTTAAAAATGGGGCGATTTGGAAAATATATGGGATGTACCAACGATGCTTGTAAAAATACTCGCAAAATTTTAAAGAGTGGTGAAGTGGCGCCACCGAAAGAAGATCCTATTCCACTGCCGGAATTAGTTTGTGAAAAATCTGATGCTTACTTTGTATTAAGAGACGGTGCTGCGGGAATATTTTTAGCTGCAAACACTTTTCCAAAATCAAGAGAGACTCGCGCCCCATTAGTTGAAGAGTTGGTGCGTTTTAAAGATCGTCTGCCAGCCAAATTTAGCTATTTAACCTTAGCGCCGCTGGAGGATCCTGAAGGTAATAAAACGATTGTTAGATTTAGCCGTAAGACTAAACAACAATATGTATGTTCAGAAAAAAATGGTAAAGCCACGGGCTGGAGTGCATTTTATATCGATGGTAAATGGATAGAAAAAAACAAATAA
- a CDS encoding YciK family oxidoreductase, translated as MLHYQAKADLLNQKTILITGAGDGIGREAALTYSSYGANLILVGRTTAKLEHVKQKIISNNKFTSSVSIYTLDLLTITESQCHELATDISKNYSYLDGVLHNASILGKIAPIVDQPIQLWHDVIQVNVNATFMLTQALLPLLLQAPNSSLIFTTSSVGRRGRANWGAYSVSKFATEGLMQVLFDEYKETNLRVNCINPGGTRTQMRADAFPSEDPMKLKTPQEIMPLYLYLMGEDSIKESGISFDAQPNRKPGVSI; from the coding sequence ATGTTACATTACCAAGCTAAAGCTGATTTACTTAACCAAAAAACCATTCTAATAACAGGAGCTGGTGATGGCATTGGGCGTGAAGCGGCATTAACTTATTCAAGTTATGGCGCCAATCTTATTTTAGTCGGTAGAACAACGGCAAAACTTGAACATGTTAAACAGAAAATTATTTCTAATAACAAATTTACATCTTCAGTTTCTATTTATACCCTTGATTTATTAACAATAACCGAATCACAATGCCATGAACTAGCAACTGACATTAGCAAAAATTATTCCTATCTTGATGGTGTATTACATAATGCCAGTATATTAGGAAAAATCGCACCAATTGTTGATCAACCCATACAACTCTGGCACGACGTTATACAAGTAAACGTTAATGCAACTTTTATGCTAACCCAAGCGCTATTACCGTTGCTTTTACAAGCACCAAATAGTTCCTTAATATTTACCACTTCAAGTGTTGGCAGACGAGGACGCGCTAATTGGGGGGCCTACTCAGTTTCCAAATTCGCAACCGAAGGTCTAATGCAGGTATTATTTGATGAATACAAAGAGACTAATTTACGGGTTAATTGCATTAATCCCGGAGGAACAAGAACGCAAATGAGAGCGGATGCTTTTCCCTCAGAGGATCCTATGAAACTAAAGACCCCACAAGAAATTATGCCGCTATATCTTTATCTAATGGGAGAAGATAGTATTAAGGAATCAGGAATAAGCTTTGATGCACAACCTAATCGCAAACCAGGTGTGTCAATTTAA
- the cysB gene encoding HTH-type transcriptional regulator CysB, with the protein MKLQQLRYIVEIENHNLNVSSTAEGLYTSQPGISKQVRMLEDELGVQIFGRSGKHLTHVTPAGKEVIKIAREVMTKMNAIRAVVGEHTYPDRGILAIATTHTQARYALPAVIKQFIEHYPQVSLHMSQGSPIQIAEDVSKGNSDFAIATEALHLYKDLVMLPCYHWNRSVVVKADHALADKKNITINELAQYPIVTYTHGFTGRSELDEAFYKAGLQAKIIFTATDADVIKTYVRLGLGIGIIASMAVDPNQDQDLVIIDMRDKFSYSTTKIGFHRNSFLRSYMYDFIWRFAPHLTPDVVDKAISLRSNDEIEEMFKEIQLPTI; encoded by the coding sequence ATGAAATTACAGCAATTACGTTACATTGTAGAGATTGAAAATCATAATTTAAATGTTTCATCAACAGCTGAAGGGTTATATACATCACAACCAGGTATAAGCAAACAGGTTCGTATGCTTGAAGATGAACTGGGAGTGCAAATTTTTGGACGCAGTGGTAAGCATTTAACCCATGTTACTCCAGCCGGAAAGGAAGTTATTAAAATTGCTCGAGAAGTGATGACGAAAATGAACGCGATACGTGCAGTCGTCGGTGAACATACTTACCCTGATCGTGGCATATTAGCAATTGCTACTACACATACTCAAGCAAGATATGCTCTTCCTGCGGTTATTAAGCAATTTATTGAACATTATCCACAAGTTTCATTACATATGAGCCAGGGCTCGCCAATCCAAATTGCAGAAGATGTCAGTAAAGGGAATAGCGATTTTGCTATTGCAACGGAAGCTTTACATCTTTACAAAGATTTAGTGATGTTACCTTGTTATCATTGGAATCGATCAGTTGTCGTGAAAGCAGATCATGCTTTGGCTGACAAGAAAAATATTACTATTAATGAGTTAGCGCAATATCCGATTGTGACTTATACCCATGGTTTTACTGGTCGCTCTGAGTTGGATGAGGCTTTTTATAAGGCAGGTTTACAGGCTAAGATTATTTTTACTGCCACAGACGCTGATGTTATTAAGACTTATGTAAGATTAGGATTAGGTATAGGAATTATTGCTAGCATGGCGGTTGATCCTAATCAGGATCAAGACTTAGTTATTATTGATATGCGGGATAAGTTTAGCTATAGCACCACAAAAATAGGTTTTCATCGTAATAGCTTTCTACGTAGTTATATGTATGATTTCATTTGGCGTTTTGCCCCACATTTAACGCCTGATGTTGTTGATAAAGCGATCTCATTGCGTTCAAATGATGAAATAGAAGAGATGTTTAAAGAAATCCAATTACCAACAATATAA
- a CDS encoding L-threonylcarbamoyladenylate synthase gives MGQSLQIHPQNPQPRLISQCVNILNKGGIIVYPTDSGYAIGCKLDNKNALTQICRLRQLDSRHNFTLMCRNLSEIAEYAYLDNPVFRMIKNSTQGHYTFILLATKEVPRRIMNKKRKTIGIRLPSNPIARDLLDGIGEPLLSTSLILPGDDSAQSSAEEIESLIGEQVDLIINGGYISEKPTTVVDLTESTPNIIRVGMGSPTPFE, from the coding sequence ATGGGACAATCTTTGCAAATTCACCCGCAAAATCCACAACCTCGCTTAATTAGTCAATGCGTAAATATATTAAACAAAGGCGGCATTATTGTTTATCCGACTGATTCTGGGTATGCAATTGGATGTAAGTTGGATAATAAAAACGCGCTTACGCAAATTTGTCGCCTACGTCAATTGGATTCTCGTCACAATTTTACCCTGATGTGTCGTAATTTATCTGAAATAGCTGAATATGCTTATCTGGATAATCCTGTATTTAGAATGATTAAAAATAGTACACAAGGCCATTACACCTTTATTTTACTTGCAACAAAAGAAGTGCCACGTCGGATAATGAACAAAAAACGCAAGACAATAGGGATACGTTTACCTAGTAATCCAATTGCAAGAGATCTGCTTGACGGAATCGGCGAACCTTTATTATCGACTAGCTTAATATTGCCAGGTGATGATTCTGCACAATCTTCCGCCGAGGAGATCGAAAGTTTAATTGGCGAACAAGTTGATTTGATTATAAATGGCGGTTATATAAGTGAAAAACCAACTACCGTGGTTGATTTAACGGAGAGTACCCCAAATATTATTCGGGTTGGAATGGGCTCACCAACACCATTTGAATAA
- the rluB gene encoding 23S rRNA pseudouridine(2605) synthase RluB — protein MSVKKQKSEKLQKVLARCGYGSRREIESFIQSGRISVDGQLATLGDRIEVKANTKIRLDGHLLKIKEVEKTICRILAYYKPEGELCTHHDPEGRPTVFDRLPKLTGSRWIAIGRLDVNTCGLLLFTTDGELANRLMHPRHDVEREYAVRVFGEINDAKIHQLTKGVQLEDGEASFKTLKFRGGEGMNQWFNVTLTEGRNREVRRLWEAVNIQVSRLIRVRYGDIYLPKGLPRGGWTELGLVQINYLRQLVGLSDETASKISVEQDRRRIKANQIRRAVKRHTQVSSMRVANKRATGAAKGRSKSSRKV, from the coding sequence ATGAGCGTTAAAAAGCAAAAAAGTGAAAAGTTACAAAAAGTACTTGCTCGTTGTGGTTATGGTTCGCGCAGGGAAATAGAAAGTTTTATTCAATCCGGCAGGATCAGTGTTGATGGTCAATTAGCGACCTTGGGTGACCGTATAGAAGTTAAGGCTAACACTAAAATTCGCTTAGATGGTCACCTGTTGAAGATCAAAGAAGTGGAGAAAACCATTTGCCGGATATTAGCTTATTATAAGCCGGAAGGCGAGCTATGTACTCACCATGATCCAGAAGGACGTCCAACCGTATTTGATCGCTTACCGAAATTAACGGGTTCTCGCTGGATTGCGATAGGACGCTTAGATGTCAATACCTGTGGCTTATTATTGTTTACCACAGATGGAGAACTGGCTAATCGTTTGATGCATCCACGTCATGACGTTGAACGTGAATATGCCGTTCGTGTTTTTGGTGAAATTAATGATGCTAAAATTCATCAATTGACCAAAGGTGTTCAACTGGAAGATGGTGAAGCTAGTTTTAAGACCCTGAAGTTTCGTGGCGGAGAAGGCATGAATCAATGGTTTAATGTTACATTAACTGAAGGGCGTAATCGTGAAGTAAGGCGCTTATGGGAAGCAGTAAACATCCAAGTCAGTCGTCTGATCCGTGTTCGTTATGGTGATATTTATTTACCAAAAGGATTACCTAGAGGCGGTTGGACGGAATTAGGTTTAGTTCAGATTAATTATTTACGTCAGTTGGTAGGTCTTAGCGATGAAACAGCCAGTAAGATATCGGTTGAGCAAGATAGACGTCGTATTAAAGCAAATCAGATCCGTCGCGCTGTCAAACGACATACCCAAGTTTCTTCGATGCGGGTAGCAAATAAACGAGCAACAGGAGCGGCCAAGGGGCGTAGTAAATCTTCGCGTAAAGTATAA
- the sohB gene encoding protease SohB, giving the protein MEFLSSYGLFVAKIATVIVSIILISLFIFSIGLRKQNKKGDLKLIDLSEAYRERQREMQQVKMSDAEYKVWLKTYKKQRKIEEKKQKADAKVGQTTVKKPCLFVIDFKGSMNANEVNALREEITAILSIADNKDEVLLRLESPGGVVHGYGLAASQLNRLREKGLKLIVSVDKVAASGGYMMACVADRIVAAPFAIIGSIGVVAQVPNFHRLLKKKDIDVELHTAGEYKRTLTLLGENTEQGRKKFVQDLNETHQLFKDFVHQKRPTLDINAVATGEHWYGSQAKEKGLIDEIGVSDDLIINQIEAREIIAVTYTPAKRFVDRLMGSMIENVDKLLIRWWQRGQKPLF; this is encoded by the coding sequence GTGGAATTTCTTTCATCGTATGGATTATTTGTTGCTAAAATAGCCACTGTAATTGTCTCTATTATATTGATTTCATTGTTTATTTTTAGTATTGGGCTGCGTAAACAGAACAAAAAAGGTGATTTAAAACTGATTGATTTAAGTGAAGCTTATCGCGAACGTCAGCGTGAAATGCAACAGGTTAAGATGAGTGATGCTGAATATAAAGTCTGGTTAAAAACCTATAAGAAACAACGTAAAATTGAAGAAAAAAAACAGAAAGCAGATGCTAAAGTTGGTCAAACAACAGTCAAAAAACCTTGTCTTTTTGTGATTGATTTTAAAGGCAGCATGAATGCTAATGAAGTCAATGCATTACGTGAAGAAATTACGGCAATTCTTTCAATTGCTGATAACAAAGATGAAGTTTTACTCAGGCTTGAAAGTCCTGGTGGTGTTGTGCATGGCTATGGTTTAGCAGCTTCTCAACTAAATCGTTTACGAGAAAAAGGCCTTAAATTAATTGTTTCGGTGGATAAAGTAGCGGCTAGCGGCGGTTATATGATGGCTTGTGTCGCCGATCGTATTGTTGCGGCTCCCTTTGCGATTATTGGCTCTATTGGTGTGGTTGCACAAGTACCCAATTTTCATCGCTTACTAAAGAAAAAGGATATTGATGTAGAGTTGCATACCGCTGGCGAGTATAAACGTACTCTCACTTTGTTGGGTGAAAATACCGAGCAGGGACGCAAAAAGTTTGTACAAGACTTAAATGAAACACATCAACTATTTAAAGATTTTGTCCATCAAAAACGGCCAACCCTTGATATTAATGCTGTTGCAACCGGAGAGCATTGGTATGGTAGCCAGGCGAAGGAAAAAGGATTAATTGATGAAATAGGGGTTAGTGATGACCTTATCATCAATCAAATTGAAGCCCGTGAAATTATTGCAGTGACTTATACACCCGCTAAACGTTTTGTTGATCGTTTAATGGGTAGCATGATAGAAAATGTAGATAAATTGTTGATACGCTGGTGGCAAAGAGGGCAAAAACCACTATTTTAA